The Hypomesus transpacificus isolate Combined female chromosome 3, fHypTra1, whole genome shotgun sequence genome has a window encoding:
- the LOC124485962 gene encoding signal-induced proliferation-associated 1-like protein 1 — protein MEQSVGGSVPASDEFYTRHLRLANGGLLPPSRLDGPGHPLGAVGVPKMGVRARVAEWPPRKDLGALWHVAMETDAPGMPVSVQSHAKLGHMISPQDSFMLRNISNTLRSRMQNASSHAPDNHYLAPGNQPGSAQRTHRRIRQRSNSDITISELEGGGGDSGEDWGPSGATKWSPLHREYGSTSSIDQQGASGESFFEMLKGYQGVQGVQGDQRSPAPERLEALLTTTGHQQASVEQQGETSDSPQPSGKTKDRDKHPKRRSKSETGGESIFRKLRSVRGESDSPKGGSDVEDSKSEDPPFKPWMCQKGFAHYDVQSMLFDLNEVLQSRQMAGRRSKNTTTGASAAAAASTTSTLSSTHSLAYSSPGGSQEDLHARDSPGLDPGDEQSNEMLLSCPCFRNEIGADGSGRRKVGAGGGAGGGAGSSRVAGGGGAGGSGTLGGGEGGLYETSPSSHCSNAGVAVLEGPRDAPNALSDKGKHYLVEHVDLGAYYYRKLFYLREHWNYFGLDEALGPVAVSIRREKLEEEKELAQQYNYRIIFRTSELTTLRGSILEDAVPSSSKHGTARGLPLKEVLDFLLPELDLPCLRLALNTPKVTEQLMKLDEQGLSFQVKVGVLYCRAGQSSEEEMYNNEAAGPALEEFLELLGDKVRLKGFTKYRAQLDTKTDSTGTHSLYTTFRDYEIMFHVSTMLPHTPNNKQQLLRKRHIGNDIVTIVFQEPGAHPFTPRTIRSHFQHVFVIVRVHDPCSDHTGYSVAVTRSQDVPSFGPPLPRGVTFPKSTVFRDFLLAKVVNAENAAHKSQKFGAMATRTRQEYLRDLAERHVTSTPVEPVGKFPFITLAHKRRERLRPYSGAELRSLGAVTWPVHAEDQVAGAERECLLAISNDFLILLDQEAKAVVFNCATRDVIGWSSGSPASMKVYYERGESVSLRSINNNTEDFGEVVRRLELLTKGSQTTEMTLRRNGLGQLGFHVNFEGIVAEVEPYGYAWQAGLRQGSRLVDICKVSVASLSHEQMIDLLRTSVTVRVVIIPPHEDSTPRRGCSELYHMPLVDYKNHKEGMPYEFKFPFRSSNNNTTTTTSRWPRTSSSPHARPPGLGGTMVKAPAADLGDRALPRSMSSDGRQLNPKRYSPGSDNYALACSIVMGRSPHNPASHSSMSYCDTLGSRGSGGSGGSGGTLASSHWKQKNLPEGFNNNSRHSPMSLERRAQGEGFNGAKPTPSHTLGPSSAPGWPRAGEGEGPSHTGERAANELPGSRACVSGHLSPNNNTKADAPYSSSQSSSNTLSSNASSSAQSDEKWYEVGSRAGVRQDSELNGFLQGASTDSGIDTAPSYGAPDSSTASSGGVRAAEHPPILWQDPPSPPETSPHTPDPPTPTGSSESPAKTPPTFPPAPDSGSYTLSDAASHSSTLSSRHSGSPLGRACSPSLEEPHPSPTSHTSPTSSTPGPKSFYPRHGTTSKFLIGWRKPGGTINSVDFGNTRKRHQSEGLMGGQPQLRAVMRGSQSPQRNTKSSLEEDLKRLITLDSPPPTASDLKPVFPVPPSSRRSLQRAVSDESIYSGQREASYASGEAPGDALFSSSTLPRSPTAQHATPRRPSHKSLGDLSTSDSCGSDPGRRRQLQEQVLMPLPDPGADPALNWSNLVDAAKAFEAEQKASLLAASDGSSRGESVASSPQQAEPQAAPQRQPSPGEIPACLMGKVSQLESMVKLLQGDLKKEMEAKASLQAQVEGLREDNLRLQEESYSASAKLKKFTEWVFNTIDMN, from the exons ATGGAGCAGTCCGTGGGCGGATCAGTCCCTGCCAGTGACGAGTTCTACACCCGCCACCTCCGCCTGGCCAACGGAGGCTTGCTGCCCCCATCCCGCCTCGACGGCCCTGGCCACCCCCTCGGTGCCGTGGGGGTCCCCAAGATGGGGGTCCGAGCACGTGTCGCTGAATGGCCCCCGAGGAAAGACCTCGGGGCTCTTTGGCACGTCGCCATGGAGACGGACGCTCCGGGCATGCCCGTGAGCGTGCAGAGCCACGCCAAGCTAGGTCACATGATCAGCCCCCAGGACTCCTTCATGTTGCGCAACATCAGCAACACGCTGAGGAGCAGGATGCAGAACGCCAGCAGCCACGCCCCCGACAACCACTACCTGGCGCCCGGCAACCAACCAGGCTCTGCCCAGAGGACCCACCGTCGCATCCGCCAGCGCAGCAACAGTGACATCACCATCAGCGAGCTGGAGGGTGGCGGAGGGGACAGTGGCGAGGACTGGGGGCCCTCAGGGGCCACCAAGTGGTCCCCTCTCCACCGGGAGTACGGCAGCACTTCCTCCATCGACCAGCAGGGGGCCTCGGGCGAGAGCTTCTTTGAGATGCTGAAGGGCTACCAGGGGGTCCAAGGAGTCCAGGGGGACCAGCGCAGCCCCGCGCCCGAGAGGCTGGAGGCCCTGCTGACCACCACAGGACACCAGCAGGCCTCCGTAGAGCAGCAGGGGGAGACCTCAGACAGCCCCCAGCCCAGCGGCAAGACCAAGGACAGAGACAAGCACCCCAAGAGACGCTCCAAGTCGGAGACGGGGGGAGAGTCCATCTTCAGGAAGCTCCGCAGCGTGCGCGGGGAGTCCGATTCCCCCAAGGGCGGCTCTGACGTGGAGGACTCCAAATCCGAAGACCCCCCCTTTAAACCCTGGATGTGCCAGAAGGGCTTCGCTCACTACGACGTCCAGAGCATGCTCTTTGACCTGAACGAAGTCCTGCAGAGTCGGCAGATGGCCGGACGGAGGTCCAAGAACACGACCACGGGGGCGTCTGCTGCCGCGGccgcctccaccacctccacgctctcctccacccacagcCTGGCCTACAGCTCCCCTGGTGGCAGCCAGGAGGACCTGCACGCCAGGGACAGCCCTGGCCTGGACCCGGGGGACGAACAGAGCAACGAGATGCTGCTAAGCTGCCCCTGCTTCCGCAATGAGATAGGAGCCGATGGCAGCGGAAGGCGcaaggtgggggctgggggcggggcggggggcggggcgggtTCCTCTAGGGTGGCCGGTGGCGGGGGTGCAGGGGGCTCTGGgaccctggggggaggggaggggggcctgTATGAGACATCCCCCAGCTCCCACTGCAGTAACGCTGGGGTGGCCGTGCTGGAGGGGCCCAGGGACGCCCCCAACGCCCTCAGTGACAAGGGGAAGCACTACCTGGTGGAGCACGTTGACCTGGGAGCCTACTACTACAGGAAGTTATTCTACTTGAGAG agcACTGGAACTACTTTGGCCTGGACGAGGCGCTGGGTCCGGTGGCCGTCAGCATACGGCGAGAGAagctggaggaagagaaggaactCGCCCAGCAGTATAACTACCGCATCATCTTCAGAACCAGCGAG ctgacCACTCTGCGGGGGTCTATCCTGGAGGATGCTGTTCCCTCTTCCTCCAAGCATGGCACCGCCCGGGGGCTGCCTCTAAAGGAGGTGCTGGACTTCCTGCTGCCGGAGCTGGACCTACCCTGCCTCCGCCTGGCCCTCAACACGCCCAAGGTCACCGAGCAGCTGATGAAGCTGGACGAACAGGGG ctcagCTTCCAGGTGAAGGTGGGGGTTCTGTACTGCAGGGCGGGGCAGAGCAGTGAGGAGGAGATGTACAACAACGAGGCTGCCGGCCCTGCGCTGGAGGAgttcctggagctgctgggggACAAGGTCCGTCTCAAGGGCTTCACCAAGTACCGCGCCCAGCTGGACACAAAGA CGGACTCCACTGGCACCCACTCCCTGTACACCACGTTCAGAGACTACGAGATCATGTTCCACGTCTCAACCATGCTGCCCCACACCcccaacaacaaacaacag CTGCTGAGGAAACGCCACATTGGGAACGACATCGTGACCATCGTGTTCCAGGAGCCGGGGGCGCACCCCTTCACCCCCAGGACCATCCGCTCACACTTCCAGCATGTGTTCGTCATCGTGCGTGTGCACGACCCCTGCTCCGACCACACGGGATACAG tgtgGCTGTCACTCGTTCTCAGGACGTGCCCTCGTtcggcccccccctccccaggggcGTGACCTTCCCCAAGTCCACCGTGTTCAGGGACTTCCTGCTAGCCAAGGTCGTCAACGCGGAGAACGCTGCCCACAAGTCCCAGAAGTTCGGCGCCATGGCGACGCGCACGCGGCAGGAGTACCTGAGGGACCTGGCGGAGCGTCATGTGACCAGCACGCCCGTGGAGCCTGTGGGGAAGTTCCCCTTCATCACGCTGGCGCACAAACGGCGCGAGAGGCTGCGTCCCTACAGCGGGGCAGAGCTCCGCAGCCTGGGGGCGGTCACCTGGCCCGTCCACGCCGAGGACCAGGTGGCCGGGGCGGAGAGGGAGTGTCTGCTGGCTATCTCTAACGACTTCCTCATCCTGCTGGACCAGGAAGCCAAGGCGGTGGTGTTCAACTGCGCCACGCGCGACGTGATTGGCTGGTCGTCGGGCAGCCCCGCCTCCATGAAGGTGTACTACGAGCGCGGGGAGAGCGTGTCCCTGCGCtccatcaacaacaacacagaggACTTTGGAGAGGTGGTCAGGCGTCTGGAG CTGCTGACAAAGGGCAGCCAGACCACGGAGATGACCCTGCGCAGGAACGGCCTGGGCCAGCTGGGCTTCCACGTCAACTTCGAGGGCATCGTGGCGGAGGTGGAGCCGTACGGCTACGCGTGGCAGGCGGGGCTGCGACAGGGCAGCCGGCTGGTGGACATCTGTAAGGTGTCTGTGGCTTCGCTGTCCCACGAGCAGATGATCGACCTGCTGAGGACGTCTGTCACCGTCAGGGTGGTCATCATCCCCCCACACGAAGACTCCACCCcccgcag aGGCTGCTCTGAGCTCTACCACATGCCCCTGGTGGACTATAAGAACCACAAGGAGGGCATGCCCTACGAGTTCAAGTTCCCCTTccgcagcagcaacaacaacaccaccactaccaccagcAGGTGGCCCcggacctcctccagcccccacgcACGCCCCCCCGGTCTGGGGGGAACCATGGTCAAGGCCCCCGCTGCAGACCTGGGGGACAGAGCGCTCCCTCGCAGTATGTCCAGTGACGGACGGCAGCTCAACCCCAAAAG gtACTCTCCGGGGTCAGATAACTATGCCCTGGCCTGCTCCATCGTTATGGGGCGCTCTCCCCACAACCCTGCCTCCCACAGCAGCATGTCCTACTGCGACACCCTGGGCTccagggggtctgggggctCTGGGGGGTCCGGGGGAACCCTGGCCTCCAGCCACTGGAAACAGAAAAACCTGCCTGAAGG gttcaacaacaacagccgtCATTCCCCGATGTCCTTAGAGCGCCGTGCCCAGGGGGAGGGGTTTAACGGGGCGAAGCCCACCCCCAGCCACACCCTCGGGCCCAGCTCAGCACCTGGTTGGCCCCGGGCGGGCGAGGGCGAGGGGCCTagccacactggagagagagctgctaACG AGCTCCCTGGCTccagagcgtgtgtgtctggtcaCCTGTCTCCCAACAACAACACCAAG GCTGACGCCCCTTACTCCTCCAGCCAATCCAGCAGCAACACGCTCTCCAGCAACGCTTCCAGCTCCGCCCAGAGTGATGAGAAGTGGTACGAGGTGGGCTCCCGGGCCGGCGTGCGTCAGGACTCGGAGCTGAACGGCTTCCTTCAGGGGGCGTCGACAGACAGCGGTATCGACACTGCTCCCTCGTACGGGGCCCCTGACAGCAGCACGGCCTCCTCGGGGGGGGTGAGGGCGGCGGAGCACCCCCCCATCCTCTGGCAGGACCCCCCGTCGCCCCCGGAgacctccccccacaccccggacccccccacccccacaggaAGCAGCGAGAGCCCTGCCAAGACCCCCCCGACCTTCCCCCCCGCCCCGGACAGCGGCTCCTACACCCTCAGCGATGCTGCTTCACATTCCAG CACCCTGAGCTCCAGACACTCAGGCAGTCCTCTGGGCCGGGCCTGCAGCCCCTCCCTGGAGgagcctcacccctcccccacctcccatacctcccccacctcctccacccccggGCCCAAGAGCTTCTACCCCCGGCACGGGACCACATCCAAGTTCCTCATCGGCTGGAGAAAGCCCGGAGGAACCATCAACTCTGTGGACTTTGGCAACACTCGCAA acGACACCAGAGCGAGGGCCTGATGGGGGGGCAGCCCCAGCTGAGGGCCGTCATGCGTGGGTCCCAGTCCCCCCAGCGCAACACCAAGTCCAGCCTGGAGGAGGACCTGAAGAGGCTCATCACCCTGGACAGCCCTCCGCCCACCGCTAGCGATCTCAAG ccTGTgttccctgtccccccctccagtCGTCGCTCCCTCCAGAGGGCCGTGTCAGATGAGAGTATCTACAGTGGCCAGAGGGAGGCGTCTTACGCCAGCGGAGAAGCTCCAGGGGACGCCCTGTTCAGCAGCTCCACCCTGCCCCGCTCCCCCACTGCCCAGCACGCCACGCCTCGACGCCCCTCACACAAGTCCCTGG GTGACCTGTCGACCTCAGACAGCTGTGGTTCTGACCCGGGCAGGAGGAGACAGCTGCAGGAGCAGGTCCTCATGCCCCTGCCTGACCCCGGTGCTGACCCCGCCCTCAACTGGTCCAACCTGGTGGACGCTGCCAAGGCCTTCGAGG CTGAGCAGAAGGCCAGTCTGCTAGCTGCTAGCGACGGGAGCTCCAGAGGGGAGAGCGTGGCCTCCAGTCCCCAGCAGGCTGAACCCCAGGCTGCCCCACAACGCCAGCCCTCCCCTGG tgAGATCCCAGCCTGTCTGATGGGGAAGGTGAGCCAGCTGGAGTCCATGGTCAAGCTGCTGCAGGGCGACCTGAAGAAG gagATGGAGGCGAAGGCGTCGCTGCAGGCCCAggtggaggggctgagagaggacaACCTGCGTCTGCAGGAGGAGTCATACAGTGCCTCAGCCAAGCTCAAGAAGTTCACAGAGTGGGTCTTCAATACCATCGACATGAACTGA